From a region of the Coffea arabica cultivar ET-39 chromosome 3e, Coffea Arabica ET-39 HiFi, whole genome shotgun sequence genome:
- the LOC140038965 gene encoding CYC02 protein-like encodes MASSKNLLFLIGVLFALVLLISFDATAADQKSVKTTGVHDASSGKDRCRHGCCHWYHGHCQRCCRTAKETPEATSGDEDTVTADRCRHGCCYWYHGHCQRCC; translated from the exons ATGGCATCTTCAAAAAATTTGCTCTTTCTTATTGGTGTTCTCTTTGCACTTGTGCTCCTCATTTCCTTTGATGCAACAGCTGCAG ATCAGAAGAGCGTGAAAACCACTGGTGTCCACGATGCCAGTTCAGGCAAAGATCGTTGCAGACATGGTTGCTGCCACTGGTACCATGGACACTGCCAAAGATGCTGTCGAACTGCCAAGGAGACCCCTGAAGCCACATCTGGAGATGAGGATACCGTAACCGCAGATCGTTGCAGACATGGTTGCTGCTACTGGTACCATGGACATTGCCAAAGATGCTGTTAA